One stretch of Nitrospiraceae bacterium DNA includes these proteins:
- the pnp gene encoding polyribonucleotide nucleotidyltransferase, with protein sequence MTKLEVDIKGQFLSIETGEIAKQSDGAVVLRYGETVVLATVVASKRTDKVFDFFPLTIDYQEKAYSAGKIPGGFFKREGRPSEKEILSSRLIDRPIRPLFPEEFCSDTQGIAAVLSYGSENVSDILGIIGISTALMISDIPFSGPVAAVRIGRLDEKFIINPDFAELENLDMNLVVAGTESSVLMVEGECSELPESVLISAIDHAHKEIKRIAAVQHELKKLVGKEKRTLTKIEVNEELKKKIETHTIQRLKEAVSIPGKLRRQEEIDLIIAETIKQFNTEEKDISKDITNIFYDIEKTLVRNMIIEKGIRTDGRKPDEIRHISARVGLLPRAHGSALFVRGETQALAVVTLGTADDEQKIDALEGEKYKSFMLHYNFPPFSVGEVKPLRSPGRREIGHGALAERALKAVLPSKEKFPYTIRIVSDIFESNGSSSMATVCGGILALMDAGVPIEAPVAGIAMGLIQEGSKNIVLTDILGLEDHLGDMDFKVTGTEKGITAFQLDVKTGGLDIPLMEKALEQARKGRLHILGKIKEVMSTHREQLAPYAPRIYTMQIKQDKIRDVIGTGGKVIRGIIEQTGVKIDINDSGVINIASSDETSAQKAIDIINGIIAEAELNKIYLGKVKRIVDFGAFVEIIPGAGVEGLLHISQIDEKRIAKVTDVLQEGDEVLVKVIEIDKTGKVRLSRKEAMRESAKKS encoded by the coding sequence ATGACAAAATTAGAAGTTGATATTAAAGGGCAATTTTTATCTATTGAAACAGGTGAGATAGCCAAGCAGTCAGATGGAGCAGTTGTACTAAGATATGGTGAAACAGTTGTACTTGCAACGGTGGTTGCATCAAAGAGGACAGACAAGGTATTTGATTTTTTCCCGCTCACAATCGATTATCAGGAAAAGGCCTACTCAGCAGGAAAGATCCCGGGAGGATTTTTCAAAAGAGAGGGCAGGCCAAGTGAAAAAGAGATTTTATCCTCCCGTCTTATTGACAGACCTATAAGGCCTTTATTCCCGGAAGAATTCTGTTCTGATACACAGGGAATAGCAGCTGTGCTTTCATACGGAAGTGAGAATGTATCTGATATCCTCGGGATAATCGGCATATCGACTGCTTTGATGATATCTGATATCCCATTTTCAGGTCCTGTTGCTGCTGTAAGAATAGGAAGGCTAGATGAGAAATTCATTATAAATCCTGATTTTGCCGAATTGGAAAATCTTGATATGAATCTTGTTGTAGCAGGCACAGAAAGTTCGGTATTGATGGTAGAAGGCGAGTGTTCAGAACTGCCAGAGTCAGTGCTTATCAGCGCTATAGATCACGCTCACAAAGAGATAAAAAGAATTGCCGCTGTTCAGCATGAACTGAAAAAATTGGTTGGAAAAGAAAAAAGGACGCTGACTAAGATAGAGGTTAATGAAGAATTAAAAAAGAAGATCGAGACCCATACGATTCAGAGACTTAAGGAAGCAGTAAGCATCCCCGGCAAGCTGAGGAGACAGGAAGAAATAGACCTTATCATTGCTGAGACGATAAAACAATTCAATACAGAGGAAAAAGACATCTCCAAGGATATAACGAACATATTTTATGATATTGAAAAGACACTTGTCAGGAATATGATAATAGAAAAAGGAATAAGAACTGACGGCAGAAAACCTGATGAGATAAGACATATAAGCGCAAGAGTAGGATTGCTTCCAAGGGCTCATGGTTCAGCGCTTTTTGTAAGAGGAGAGACACAGGCGCTTGCTGTAGTAACGCTCGGCACTGCAGACGATGAACAGAAGATTGATGCTCTTGAAGGTGAAAAATATAAATCGTTTATGCTTCATTATAATTTTCCTCCTTTCAGCGTAGGAGAGGTTAAGCCTCTTCGTTCGCCAGGCAGAAGAGAAATAGGACACGGGGCATTGGCTGAACGAGCGCTTAAGGCGGTCCTGCCTTCAAAAGAAAAATTCCCTTACACAATAAGAATTGTTTCAGACATATTTGAATCTAACGGTTCATCTTCAATGGCAACTGTCTGCGGCGGGATACTTGCATTAATGGATGCAGGTGTGCCGATAGAAGCGCCAGTTGCAGGCATTGCAATGGGGCTTATTCAGGAAGGCAGCAAGAATATTGTACTGACAGACATACTGGGACTTGAAGATCATCTAGGTGACATGGATTTTAAAGTTACAGGCACTGAGAAAGGCATAACTGCTTTCCAGCTTGATGTCAAAACAGGAGGACTGGATATTCCGCTTATGGAGAAAGCCCTGGAACAAGCAAGAAAAGGGAGGCTTCATATCCTTGGTAAGATAAAAGAAGTAATGTCAACACACAGGGAACAGCTTGCTCCTTATGCGCCTAGAATCTACACCATGCAGATCAAGCAGGATAAGATAAGGGATGTTATAGGAACAGGCGGCAAGGTTATCAGAGGGATAATAGAGCAGACAGGCGTGAAAATAGATATAAATGACAGCGGTGTTATAAATATAGCGTCTTCAGATGAGACTTCTGCACAAAAGGCTATAGACATAATAAACGGGATTATTGCTGAGGCAGAGCTTAACAAGATATACCTTGGCAAGGTTAAGAGGATTGTTGATTTCGGCGCATTTGTCGAGATAATTCCCGGCGCCGGTGTTGAAGGCCTTCTTCATATTTCCCAGATTGATGAAAAGAGGATTGCAAAAGTCACTGATGTTCTGCAAGAGGGCGATGAGGTTCTCGTAAAAGTAATTGAGATTGATAAAACCGGGAAAGTACGCCTTAGCAGAAAAGAAGCCATGCGCGAAAGCGCTAAGAAGTCCTGA
- a CDS encoding insulinase family protein, with protein MYKKANLENGVTVVMEQIRNVRSVTLGIWVKVGSRNESSAKNGVSHFLEHMFFKGTQKRSAKDIAIDTDCLGGDLNAFTSRESTTFYVKVLDEHFERGVELLTDIFLHSTFPEQDVEKEKGIIKEEIKMVEDTPDEYIHDLFNEQIWGDEGIGQSILGKRETIKTFKREDLISHIRKYYGTKDIVIACAGNFEVDKLLDVLNKSLGSLRRGSEPDKGSTPVFRKGIKVFNKDLAEAHICAGVEGISQSSNERYVLFLLNTIFGAGISSRLFQEIREKRGLVYSVHSYISSYLDTGMWAVYAGTGRKKVVEVIDIILKEIKGLADTVTETELQRSKDQLKGNIILALESTSGRMQNIARQEIYYGKYYSPSEIIKKINSVSLNAVKDLSQRLTMSGNTAISVLGPVDENELNGILI; from the coding sequence ATGTATAAAAAAGCAAATCTGGAAAATGGCGTCACTGTTGTTATGGAGCAGATAAGAAATGTACGCTCCGTAACACTGGGCATATGGGTAAAGGTTGGCTCAAGGAACGAATCATCCGCTAAAAACGGTGTTTCTCATTTTCTCGAACATATGTTTTTCAAAGGGACACAGAAGCGCAGTGCAAAGGATATTGCTATTGACACAGACTGCCTTGGCGGAGATCTCAACGCATTCACATCAAGAGAAAGTACAACTTTCTATGTAAAGGTTCTTGACGAGCATTTTGAAAGAGGTGTAGAACTCCTGACTGATATATTTCTCCACTCCACATTCCCTGAACAAGATGTAGAAAAAGAAAAGGGGATAATAAAAGAAGAGATAAAGATGGTCGAAGACACTCCTGATGAGTATATACATGATCTCTTTAACGAGCAGATATGGGGTGATGAAGGGATAGGCCAGTCCATACTTGGGAAAAGAGAGACGATAAAGACATTCAAGAGAGAAGATCTCATAAGCCATATAAGAAAATACTATGGAACAAAGGACATTGTTATTGCGTGCGCCGGTAATTTTGAAGTTGATAAGCTGTTAGATGTTTTGAATAAGAGCCTTGGATCTTTGAGAAGGGGTTCAGAACCTGACAAAGGTTCAACGCCTGTGTTCAGAAAAGGGATTAAGGTTTTTAATAAAGATCTGGCAGAAGCCCATATCTGTGCAGGTGTTGAAGGCATTTCTCAGTCAAGCAATGAAAGATATGTGCTGTTTCTTCTTAATACGATATTCGGCGCCGGCATAAGCTCAAGGCTCTTTCAGGAAATAAGAGAGAAGAGAGGACTTGTCTATTCAGTGCATTCTTATATTTCATCTTATTTGGATACAGGCATGTGGGCAGTTTATGCAGGGACAGGCAGAAAGAAGGTTGTTGAGGTTATAGACATAATTCTGAAAGAGATAAAAGGACTTGCAGACACTGTAACAGAAACCGAACTGCAAAGGTCAAAAGACCAGCTAAAGGGGAATATCATTCTTGCGCTTGAATCAACCAGTGGAAGGATGCAGAACATTGCAAGGCAAGAGATTTATTACGGCAAATATTATTCACCCTCAGAAATAATCAAAAAGATAAATTCAGTAAGTCTAAACGCTGTAAAAGATCTGTCGCAACGGCTTACGATGTCGGGGAATACTGCAATCTCAGTTCTTGGGCCTGTTGATGAGAATGAGCTTAACGGTATCCTGATTTAA
- the argH gene encoding argininosuccinate lyase, with protein MKKPWAGRFTGSTSKIVESFTESISFDWRLWQYDIEGDIAHAKMLAKQQIISAKESANIIKGLELIAKEIASGKFRFKKELEDIHMNIESALTKKIGSAGKKLHTARSRNDQVALDLRLYLRDEIKTIIFLIKNLQIKMLVMAEKYLDVIMPGYTHMQRAQPVLLSHYLLAYMEMLQRDKTRFEETLNRVNVMPLGSCALAGTTLPIDRTYTAKLLGFKALAENSIDAVSDRDFVIDFLTDSAILMMHLSRLSEENILWSTEEFSFIELSDSFTTGSSIMPQKKNPDVSELIRGKTGRVYGSMLSIFTVMKGLPLSYNRDMQEDKVPVFDTVDTVKSCLTVLAEMMPKIKFMTKTMLEASEKGYSTATDIAEYLVKKGVPFREAHEITGKIVLNAIKTKKQLKDISLNDLKKFSSKIGKDIYSFISAKASVKARKSKGGTSPSEVIKQIKKFKQIVK; from the coding sequence ATGAAAAAACCATGGGCTGGAAGGTTCACAGGCAGCACATCAAAAATCGTGGAGTCATTCACAGAATCGATCTCGTTTGACTGGAGGCTCTGGCAATACGATATAGAGGGTGATATTGCCCATGCAAAGATGCTGGCCAAACAGCAAATAATATCTGCCAAGGAATCCGCAAATATTATCAAGGGGCTTGAATTAATAGCAAAAGAAATAGCCTCCGGCAAGTTCAGGTTCAAAAAAGAGCTTGAAGATATTCATATGAATATTGAATCAGCCCTTACTAAAAAAATCGGCTCTGCAGGGAAAAAACTGCATACTGCACGTTCCAGAAATGATCAGGTCGCTCTGGATCTGAGGCTTTATCTAAGGGATGAGATTAAGACAATAATCTTTTTAATAAAGAATCTGCAAATTAAGATGCTTGTAATGGCAGAAAAATATCTGGACGTTATAATGCCCGGATATACGCATATGCAAAGGGCGCAGCCTGTCCTGCTTTCACACTATCTTCTTGCATATATGGAGATGCTCCAGAGGGATAAAACACGTTTTGAAGAAACGCTTAACAGGGTGAATGTTATGCCTCTTGGCTCCTGTGCTCTTGCAGGAACAACACTTCCAATAGACAGAACATATACTGCAAAATTGCTCGGATTTAAGGCATTAGCAGAAAACAGCATTGATGCTGTGTCTGACAGGGATTTTGTCATTGATTTTCTGACAGATTCAGCGATTTTAATGATGCACCTTTCAAGGCTCTCAGAAGAAAATATACTCTGGTCAACAGAAGAGTTTTCTTTTATTGAGTTGTCTGATTCCTTTACTACGGGTTCGAGCATAATGCCTCAGAAAAAAAATCCCGATGTATCCGAACTCATAAGGGGGAAAACAGGGAGGGTATATGGCAGCATGCTCTCAATATTCACTGTTATGAAGGGTCTGCCTCTGTCTTATAACAGGGATATGCAGGAAGATAAGGTTCCTGTATTTGATACAGTAGATACTGTTAAGTCATGCCTTACAGTTCTTGCAGAGATGATGCCCAAAATAAAATTTATGACGAAAACAATGCTTGAGGCATCTGAAAAAGGATATTCGACTGCAACAGATATCGCGGAATATCTTGTTAAAAAAGGCGTACCTTTCAGGGAGGCTCATGAGATAACAGGAAAGATTGTGCTTAATGCAATAAAAACAAAAAAGCAGCTTAAAGATATTAGTCTGAATGACCTGAAAAAATTCTCTTCAAAAATTGGAAAGGACATATATTCATTTATCAGTGCAAAGGCCTCTGTGAAAGCAAGGAAATCAAAAGGCGGGACTTCTCCTTCAGAGGTAATAAAGCAGATAAAGAAATTCAAGCAGATCGTAAAATGA
- the rpsO gene encoding 30S ribosomal protein S15 yields MPLKKEKKTQIITEYKTHEKDTGSTEVQLAILSERITYLTEHFRTHKGDHHSRRGLLQLVGQRKKLLDYLKSSSKDRYTKVIERLGLRK; encoded by the coding sequence ATGCCTCTCAAAAAAGAAAAGAAAACCCAAATAATTACAGAGTACAAGACGCATGAAAAAGATACAGGTTCCACAGAGGTTCAGCTGGCTATTTTAAGCGAGAGGATAACCTATTTAACAGAGCACTTCAGGACCCACAAGGGTGATCATCATTCCCGTCGTGGTCTTCTTCAGCTTGTTGGGCAGAGGAAAAAACTGCTCGACTATCTTAAATCTTCAAGTAAGGACCGCTATACAAAAGTAATCGAACGTCTTGGACTCAGAAAGTAG